A portion of the Lolium rigidum isolate FL_2022 chromosome 1, APGP_CSIRO_Lrig_0.1, whole genome shotgun sequence genome contains these proteins:
- the LOC124656721 gene encoding reticulon-like protein B1 has protein sequence MADPIEETLAAPPPTPAALGRPCRGPALSLEPTGEIETSPEKVGPPASAPDTSVRSRGFRLLGEDTSGHKVLGGAAGVLLWKDKKATAVLIGVTAVLWVSFEVFDYHFLTLISHVMIAVLAVFFLWSKAMTFIKKSPPDFPLVEISEVVAVNVAHALHSDVNRALHFLLEIAVGHDLKKFLAVIAALWVLSEVGSCCDFLNLIFVALVMIHIIPILYEKYKDKVDHFAGKAHTEACKSYKVLGTKVLNKIPRGRVKAKKQT, from the exons ATGGCCGATCCAATCGAGGAGACCTTAGCCGCGCCACCGCCAACCCCGGCCGCCCTCGGCAGGCCCTGCCGGGGCCCAGCGCTGTCGTTGGAGCCGACCGGTGAGATCGAGACCTCGCCAGAGAAGGTGGGCCCGCCGGCGTCTGCTCCCGACACGTCGGTGAGGTCCCGAGGGTTCAGGCTTCTCGGGGAGGACACCTCCGGGCATAAGGTGCTTGGAGGCG CTGCTGGCGTACTGTTATGGAAAGACAAGAAGGCAACTGCTGTATTGATCGGTGTCACAGCGGTCCTATGGGTTTCTTTTGAAGTGTTTGATTACCACTTTTTAACTCTGATATCCCATGTGATGATTGCGGTCCTGGCTGTCTTCTTTCTGTGGTCCAAAGCTATGACTTTCATCAAGAA GAGTCCGCCAGATTTTCCTTTAGTTGAGATATCTGAAGTCGTTGCTGTGAATGTGGCACATGCATTGCACAGCGACGTCAACAGAGCCCTTCACTTCTTGCTGGAGATTGCGGTGGGGCATGATCTCAAGAAGTTTCTTGCT GTGATTGCTGCTCTCTGGGTGCTCTCTGAAGTAGGAAGCTGCTGTGACTTCCTCAACTTGATCTTCGTTG CCCTCGTGATGATCCACATCATACCGATCCTGTACGAAAAGTACAAGGACAAGGTGGATCACTTCGCCGGGAAGGCCCATACCGAGGCATGCAAGAGCTACAAGGTGCTGGGTACCAAAGTTCTGAATAAGATACCCCGGGGACGGGTGAAAGCGAAGAAGCAGACCTAA